In the Arachis ipaensis cultivar K30076 chromosome B10, Araip1.1, whole genome shotgun sequence genome, one interval contains:
- the LOC107621443 gene encoding rhophilin-1-like, whose product MAKSNDVTMATSKEDVGLLNPNLDKMLSIPLKKSDPVELYQPLRKLVATKFSESDAEKVESVLETLNKCRSDMVERGDLSLPMQRDCLIHYFKCLCMVEPLFTADSDDSDGIMFFWYDAFDPDYICVDGVSSHKSIQLEKAAVLYNLGAIYSQIGASCDRTTALGRHLAMDAFNAAAKFFSELWKGFAKDISATFDLTLVFTETLHQLFSAQASELKLQQQLDDDKSNNDASSAFQKHRCAHLFKSVSKHYGRAYDLILSDPAATKHVCLFDETWIPHLHQKQKFFRKEARQRKSFILPEPKRPKTSSSVQSCPLDHDAESITEKLLYTSYDEERVHLRFELEELLDPYL is encoded by the exons ATGGCCAAAAGCAACGACGTCACCATGGCCACGAGCAAGGAGGATGTGGGATTGCTGAACCCGAACCTGGACAAGATGCTATCAATCCCACTGAAAAAGAGTGATCCGGTGGAGCTGTACCAGCCGTTACGCAAGTTGGTAGCTACAAAATTCTCAGAGAGCGATGCAGAGAAAGTTGAAAGCGTTCTGGAAACCCTAAACAAATGTCGCAGTGACATGGTGGAGCGAGGGGACCTCTCCCTTCCCATGCAACGTGATTGCCTCATCCACTACTTCAAATGCCTCTGCATGGTTGAGCCACTCTTCACCGCTGACTCCGACGACTCCGACGGCATCATGTTTTTCTGGTACGACGCCTTCGACCCTGACTATATATGTGTGGATGGAGTCTCCTCCCATAAGAGTATCCAATTGGAGAAGGCTGCTGTTCTCTACAACCTTGGCGCCATATACAGCCAGATTGGAGCCTCTTGCGACCGCACCACCGCCCTTGGCCGTCACCTTGCAATGGATGCCTTCAATGCCGCCGCCAAATTCTTCTCGGAACTCTGGAAGGGTTTCGCCAAGGACATCTCCGCCACCTTCGACTTGACTCTCGTCTTCACCGAGACGCTGCACCAGCTGTTCTCCGCTCAGGCTTCGGAGCTCAAATTACAGCAACAACTCGACGACGACAAAAGCAACAACGACGCCAGTTCCGCTTTCCAAAAACATCGATGTGCCCATTTGTTTAAATCG GTTTCTAAGCATTATGGGAGAGCATATGATCTGATACTAAGTGATCCGGCTGCAACCAAACATGTCTGCTTATTTGACGAAACTTGGATACCTCATCTTCATCAGAAGCAGAAATTCTTTCGGAAAGAGGCTCGTCAGAGGAAATCATTCATCCTACCCGAACCCAAGCGACCTAAAACATCCTCATCGGTCCAATCTTGTCCTCTTGATCATGATGCAGAATCCATCACGGAAAAATTA TTGTACACTTCTTATGACGAAGAAAGAGTGCATCTTCGATTCGAATTAGAGGAGTTATTAGATCCTTATCTTTGA
- the LOC107622811 gene encoding plasma membrane ATPase 1, producing MADEGDAMHAVLKEAVDLENVPIEEVFQTLRCDQNGLTTKAAEERLGIFGHNKLEEKQESKFLKFLGFMWNPLSWVMEAAAIMAIALANGGGKPPDWQDFVGIITLLLINSTISFIEENNAGNAAAALMARLAPKAKILRDGKWVEEDASILVPGDIITIKLGDIIPADARLLEGDPLKIDQSALTGESLPVTKGPGDSVYSGSTCKQGEIEAVVIATGVHTFFGKAAHLVDSTNQIGHFQSVLTAIGNFCICSIAVGMIVEIIVMYPIQHRKYRPGIDNLLVLLIGGIPIAMPTVLSVTMAIGSHRLSQQGAITKRMTAIEEMAGMDVLCSDKTGTLTLNKLTVDKNLIEVFAKGVDADMVVLMAARASRVENQDAIDTAIVGMLSDPKEARAGIREVHFLPFNPTDKRTALTYIDSDGKMHRVSKGAPEQILNLAHNKSEIERRVHSIIDKFAERGLRSLAVAYQEVPEGRKESPGGPWQFIGLMPLFDPPRHDSAETIRRALNLGVNVKMITGDQLAIGKETGRRLGMGTNMYPSSALLGQNKDESISALPVDELIEKADGFAGVFPEHKYEIVKRLQARKHICGMTGDGVNDAPALKKADIGIAVADATDAARSASDIVLTEPGLSVIISAVLTSRAIFQRMKNYTIYAVSITIRIVLGFMLLALIWQFDFPPFMVLIIAILNDGTIMTISKDRVKPSPYPDSWKLAEIFTTGIILGGYLAMMTVIFFWAAYKTDFFPRTFGVSSLQKKDVDDFRKLASAIYLQVSTISQALIFVTRARSWSYVERPGLFLVSAFVIAQLIATLIAVYANWSFAAIEGIGWGWAGVVWLYNLIFYIPLDFIKFVIRYALSGRAWDLVIEQRIAFTRKKDFGKEERELKWAHAQRTLHGLHPPETKMFSERTTYTELNQMAEEAKRRAEIARLRELHTLKGHVESVVRLKGLDIDTIQQAYTV from the exons ATGGCCGATGAAGGTGACGCCATGCATGCTGTTCTCAAGGAAGCTGTGGACTTG GAAAACGTGCCAATTGAGGAAGTGTTTCAGACTCTAAGGTGTGACCAAAATGGTCTCACGACAAAGGCTGCTGAGGAGAGACTTGGTATCTTTGGCCATAACAAACTTGAGGAGAAgcag GAAAGCAAGTTTCTGAAGTTCTTGGGATTCATGTGGAATCCTCTTTCTTGGGTCATGGAAGCTGCAGCAATCATGGCGATTGCTTTGGCAAATGGAGGA GGGAAACCACCTGATTGGCAAGACTTTGTTGGGATTATTACACTTCTGCTTATCAATTCAACTATAAGTTTTATAGAGGAGAACAATGCTGGTAATGCTGCCGCTGCTCTCATGGCTCGTCTAGCGCCTAAAGCCAAG ATCCTTCGAGATGGGAAATGGGTTGAGGAGGATGCCAGTATCCTTGTTCCGGGTGATATAATTACAATTAAGCTTGGGGATATTATCCCGGCAGATGCCCGTCTCCTTGAAGGTGATCCATTGAAGATTGACCAG TCTGCACTAACCGGCGAGTCGCTTCCGGTCACAAAAGGCCCTGGTGATAGTGTTTATTCAGGATCTACATGCAAGCAAGGAGAGATCGAAGCGGTTGTTATTGCCACTGGAGTTCATACCTTCTTCGGCAAGGCTGCTCATCTGGTTGACTCTACAAATCAAATTGGTCATTTTCAATCG GTCCTAACCGCGATTGGGAACTTCTGCATATGCTCAATTGCTGTGGGAATGATAGTGGAGATCATTGTCATGTATCCAATTCAGCATCGAAAATATCGCCCTGGGATAGACAATCTGCTTGTGCTCCTTATCGGAGGAATTCCAATTGCCATGCCTACTGTTTTGTCGGTGACAATGGCAATTGGATCCCATCGCCTATCTCAGCAG GGTGCTATTACTAAAAGAATGACAGCAATAGAAGAAATGGCTGGCATGGATGTATTGTGTAGTGACAAAACCGGAACTCTTACGTTGAATAAACTAACAGTTGACAAGAATCTTATTGAG GTTTTCGCTAAAGGAGTTGATGCGGATATGGTGGTTCTCATGGCTGCTCGCGCTTCAAGAGTGGAAAACCAAGATGCTATCGATACGGCTATTGTAGGGATGCTGAGTGATCCGAAGGAG GCCAGAGCTGGTATTCGAGAGGTTCATTTCCTTCCGTTCAATCCAACTGACAAGAGGACTGCTCTGACTTACATAGACAGTGACGGTAAGATGCATCGTGTCAGCAAAGGTGCACCAGAACAG atCTTGAATCTTGCACACAATAAATCAGAGATTGAGCGAAGAGTCCATTCCATCATCGATAAGTTTGCTGAGCGAGGATTACGGTCTCTTGCAGTAGCTTACCAG GAAGTTCCTGAAGGAAGGAAAGAAAGTCCAGGAGGGCCGTGGCAATTTATCGGACTCATGCCTTTGTTTGATCCGCCTAGACATGATAGTGCCGAGACAATACGCCGGGCATTGAATCTTGGAGTAAATGTTAAAATGATAACAG GTGATCAGTTGGCTATAGGAAAGGAAACAGGGCGGCGTCTCGGAATGGGAACCAACATGTATCCTTCGTCGGCATTATTGGGCCAAAACAAGGATGAATCAATTTCTGCCTTGCCAGTTGATGAACTCATTGAAAAAGCTGATGGATTCGCCGGCGTTTTCCCTG AGCACAAATATGAGATTGTGAAACGTTTACAGGCCAGGAAACACATATGTGGGATGACTGGTGACGGTGTTAATGATGCCCCGGCGCTTAAGAAAGCAGATATTGGAATAGCTGTTGCTGATGCAACCGATGCGGCTCGTAGTGCATCTGACATTGTTCTAACAGAACCAGGTCTAAGTGTTATTATCAGTGCTGTGTTGACCAGCAGGGCAATATTCCAGAGGATGAAGAACTACACG ATTTATGCAGTTTCCATCACAATCCGTATTGTG CTTGGCTTCATGCTACTTGCTCTCATATGGCAATTTGATTTTCCACCATTCATGGTGCTGATTATTGCTATCCTTAATGATG GTACCATTATGACAATATCTAAGGACAGGGTAAAACCATCTCCATATCCAGATAGCTGGAAGCTGGCAGAGATATTTACTACCGGAATCATTCTTGGTGGTTATTTGGCTATGATGACAGTTATCTTCTTTTGGGCAGCATATAAAACAGATTTTTTCCCT AGAACATTTGGGGTGTCGAGTCTTCAGAAGAAGGATGTGGATGACTTCAGAAAGCTTGCGTCGGCGATCTACCTACAAGTTAGTACAATTAGCCAGGCTCTCATCTTTGTGACACGAGCACGGAGTTGGTCATATGTGGAGCGTCCGGGTTTGTTTCTTGTATCAGCCTTTGTCATTGCCCAGCTG ATAGCAACACTAATTGCGGTTTATGCCAATTGGAGCTTCGCGGCAATTGAGGGGATTGGATGGGGTTGGGCTGGTGTTGTGTGGCTATATAATCTCATCTTTTATATTCCACTTGATTTCATCAAGTTCGTTATTCGATATGCCTTGAGTGGCCGGGCTTGGGATCTTGTTATTGAACAAAGG ATTGCTTTCACAAGGAAAAAGGATTTCGGAAAGGAAGAACGTGAACTTAAATGGGCGCATGCACAGAGAACTCTTCATGGACTTCATCCGCCAGAGACCAAGATGTTCAGTGAACGTACAACTTACACTGAACTTAATCAAATGGCTGAAGAGGCTAAAAGACGAGCAGAGATTGCCAG ATTGAGAGAACTGCATACACTGAAAGGCCATGTTGAGTCGGTGGTTAGATTGAAGGGGCTTGACATTGACACAATACAGCAAGCATACACCGTGTGA